In the Micromonospora narathiwatensis genome, one interval contains:
- the fmt gene encoding methionyl-tRNA formyltransferase, which yields MRLVFAGTPAVAVPALDAIAASGHELLAVVTRPDAPAGRGRGLLRSPVGAWADAHGVEVLTPAKPREPEFLDRLRELAPDCVPVVAYGALVPPVALEIPRHGWINLHFSLLPAWRGAAPVQHAVLHGDELTGASVFQLEAGLDTGPVYGTVTDEIRATDTSGDLLDRLAQSGAGLLVAVLDALAAGSARAVPQPADGVSLAPKLTVEDARIRWTDPAFAVDRRVRACTPAPGPWTTFRGDRVKLGPVTPLADGPELKPGELLVEKSRVFVGTATGPVQLGEVRAAGKKAMSAGDWARGARVAAGEVLA from the coding sequence ATGCGTCTGGTCTTCGCCGGCACGCCGGCCGTCGCCGTCCCCGCCCTGGACGCCATCGCCGCGTCCGGCCACGAGCTGCTGGCCGTGGTCACCCGTCCCGACGCGCCGGCCGGGCGCGGGCGGGGTCTGCTCCGCTCTCCGGTCGGCGCGTGGGCCGACGCGCACGGCGTCGAGGTGCTCACCCCGGCGAAGCCCCGCGAGCCCGAGTTCCTGGACCGGCTCCGCGAGCTGGCCCCGGACTGCGTGCCGGTGGTCGCGTACGGCGCGCTGGTGCCGCCGGTGGCGCTGGAGATCCCCCGGCACGGCTGGATCAACCTGCACTTCTCGCTGCTGCCGGCCTGGCGCGGCGCGGCCCCCGTGCAGCACGCCGTGCTGCACGGCGACGAGCTGACCGGGGCCAGCGTCTTCCAGCTGGAGGCGGGGCTGGACACCGGCCCGGTGTACGGCACGGTCACCGACGAGATCCGCGCCACCGACACCTCGGGCGATCTGCTGGACCGGCTCGCCCAATCGGGCGCCGGCCTGCTGGTGGCCGTCCTGGACGCGCTGGCGGCCGGGAGCGCCCGGGCGGTGCCGCAACCCGCCGACGGGGTGTCCCTCGCGCCCAAGCTGACCGTCGAGGACGCCCGGATCCGCTGGACCGACCCGGCGTTCGCGGTGGATCGGCGGGTCCGCGCCTGCACCCCGGCGCCCGGCCCGTGGACCACGTTCCGTGGCGACCGGGTGAAGCTCGGTCCGGTCACCCCGTTGGCCGACGGCCCGGAGCTGAAGCCCGGTGAGCTGCTGGTCGAGAAGTCTCGGGTGTTCGTCGGCACGGCCACCGGGCCGGTGCAGCTCGGCGAGGTTCGGGCGGCCGGCAAGAAGGCCATGTCGGCGGGCGACTGGGCGCGCGGCGCCCGGGTCGCCGCCGGCGAGGTGCTCGCGTGA
- a CDS encoding RsmB/NOP family class I SAM-dependent RNA methyltransferase, with protein MTGPSEPQGDRSRGGGRPTGGQRGERPGRRGEGTSREGRFGADRRDRRPVRPAVDLPRHVAYQAIAAVHRDDAYANLVLPAMLRDEGLTGRDAAFATELTYGTLRHTGTLDAIITDAAGRDVQRIDPPVRDALRLGAYQLLHTRVPAHAAVSSTVDLVRTVGPGATGFANAVLREVATRDVDGWVAKLAPSAETDPIGHLALAYSHPQWIVRAFAEALGGDLGETARLLIEDNERPPVHLCARPGLADPVELADEVGGAPGAFSPYAVYLSGGAPGELAAVAEGRAHVQDEGSQLVANVLATAPLDGPDGRWLDLCAGPGGKAGLLGALAAQRGARLTAVEVAEHRARLVTQATRGLPVTVLNTDGRTVGADPKLPEGHFDRVLVDAPCTGLGSLRRRPESRWRRRPSDLPPLTRLQRELLTAALRAVRPGGLVGYVTCSPHTVETHVTVTEASRRAGFPIDFVDARPLLPAGMPGLGDGPTVQLWPQRHGTDAMFMALLRRG; from the coding sequence GTGACCGGGCCGTCCGAGCCCCAGGGCGACCGGTCCCGCGGGGGTGGCCGACCGACGGGCGGGCAGCGCGGTGAGCGCCCCGGCCGCCGGGGCGAGGGGACGTCCCGCGAGGGACGCTTCGGCGCCGACCGGCGCGACCGTCGTCCGGTACGCCCCGCCGTCGACCTGCCCCGGCACGTGGCCTATCAGGCGATCGCGGCGGTGCACCGGGACGACGCGTACGCCAATCTGGTGCTGCCGGCGATGCTGCGCGACGAGGGGCTGACCGGGCGGGACGCCGCGTTCGCCACCGAGCTGACCTACGGCACGCTGCGGCACACCGGCACCCTGGACGCGATCATCACCGACGCGGCCGGCCGGGACGTGCAGCGGATCGACCCGCCGGTACGGGACGCGCTGCGGCTCGGGGCGTACCAGCTGCTGCACACCCGGGTGCCGGCGCACGCGGCGGTCTCGTCCACCGTGGACCTGGTCCGGACCGTCGGCCCCGGGGCCACCGGCTTCGCCAACGCGGTGCTCCGCGAGGTGGCCACCCGCGACGTCGACGGCTGGGTGGCGAAGCTCGCCCCGTCGGCGGAGACCGACCCGATCGGTCACCTGGCGCTGGCGTACAGCCACCCACAGTGGATCGTCCGGGCGTTCGCCGAGGCGCTCGGCGGCGACCTGGGCGAGACGGCGCGCCTGCTGATCGAGGACAACGAGCGCCCGCCGGTGCACCTGTGCGCCCGTCCGGGCCTGGCCGATCCGGTCGAGCTGGCCGACGAGGTCGGCGGCGCGCCGGGCGCCTTCTCGCCGTACGCGGTCTATCTGTCCGGCGGCGCGCCGGGGGAGCTGGCGGCGGTGGCCGAGGGACGCGCCCACGTCCAGGACGAGGGCTCCCAGTTGGTGGCGAACGTCCTCGCGACCGCGCCGCTGGACGGCCCGGACGGCCGCTGGCTGGATCTGTGCGCCGGTCCCGGCGGCAAGGCGGGCCTGCTCGGCGCGCTCGCCGCGCAGCGCGGCGCCCGGCTCACCGCGGTCGAGGTGGCCGAGCACCGGGCCCGGCTGGTCACCCAGGCCACCCGGGGGCTGCCGGTGACCGTGCTGAACACCGACGGGCGGACGGTCGGGGCCGATCCGAAGCTGCCGGAGGGGCACTTCGACCGGGTGCTGGTCGACGCCCCGTGTACCGGGCTCGGCTCGCTGCGCCGCCGGCCGGAGTCGCGCTGGCGCCGTCGGCCGTCGGACCTGCCGCCGCTGACCCGCCTGCAGCGGGAGCTGCTCACCGCGGCGTTGCGGGCGGTCCGGCCCGGCGGGCTGGTCGGGTACGTCACCTGTTCCCCGCACACGGTGGAGACGCACGTGACGGTGACCGAGGCGTCCCGCCGCGCCGGGTTCCCGATCGACTTCGTCGACGCCCGGCCGTTGCTGCCGGCCGGCATGCCGGGGCTCGGGGACGGGCCCACGGTGCAGTTGTGGCCGCAGCGGCACGGCACCGACGCGATGTTCATGGCCCTGTTGCGCCGGGGCTGA
- a CDS encoding M28 family peptidase, producing MRRRTPTAGLALALFAAVTAALGGTPASAAPVAAAPALALAAPDISVTNVQAHLTQLNTIATSNGGTRRAGSAGYTASVSYVKSKLQAAGYTVTEQTCTNCTYPASNLIAEWPQGPADQVVMFGAHLDSVAAGPGINDNGSGSATLLENALVLAQQNPTMTQRVRFAWWNGEEQGLQGSKFYVNSLSATQKGYIKAYYNFDMVASPNGGYFINRVTSTTAAPLKAYWDSFGIQPEENTEGQGRSDDYSFANAGIPTSGYAAGASYTKTSAQASKWGGTAGAAYDSCYHKACDTTSNINATILNRAADGVAYAIWQLAVGGTPTNDFSVSVSPTSGSVVRGGAATTATVSTATTSGSAQTVSLSATGAPSGVTVSFSPSSVTSGGSATMTVSASSTAATGTYTITVTGTGSTTRSATYTLTVTGTGGCTGGQLIGNSSFESGTTPWTATSGVITNAQGQAARTGSYKAWLDGYGTSHTDTLSQSVTLPAGCASYTLAFWLHIDTAETTSTTAYDKLTLQVGTTTLATYSNLNAAAGYTQRSFNLAAYAGQTVTLKWTGVEDASLQTSFVIDDVTLQVS from the coding sequence ATGAGACGCCGCACCCCGACCGCGGGCCTCGCGCTCGCCCTGTTCGCCGCCGTGACGGCGGCCCTGGGCGGCACCCCTGCCTCCGCCGCCCCGGTGGCCGCCGCCCCCGCGTTGGCCCTGGCCGCACCGGACATCTCGGTGACCAACGTGCAGGCCCACCTGACCCAGCTCAACACCATCGCCACCAGCAACGGCGGCACCCGGCGGGCCGGCTCGGCCGGCTACACCGCCTCGGTGAGCTACGTGAAGTCCAAGCTCCAGGCCGCCGGCTACACCGTCACCGAGCAGACCTGCACCAACTGCACCTACCCGGCGAGCAACCTGATCGCCGAGTGGCCGCAGGGCCCCGCCGACCAGGTCGTCATGTTCGGCGCCCACCTGGACAGCGTCGCCGCCGGGCCGGGCATCAACGACAACGGCTCCGGCTCGGCCACCCTGCTGGAGAACGCCCTGGTGCTGGCGCAGCAGAACCCGACCATGACCCAGCGGGTCCGGTTCGCCTGGTGGAACGGCGAGGAGCAGGGCCTGCAGGGCTCGAAGTTCTACGTCAACTCGCTGAGCGCCACCCAGAAGGGCTACATCAAGGCGTACTACAACTTCGACATGGTCGCCTCGCCCAACGGCGGCTACTTCATCAACCGGGTCACCTCGACCACGGCCGCGCCGCTGAAGGCGTACTGGGACTCGTTCGGCATCCAGCCGGAGGAGAACACCGAGGGGCAGGGCCGCTCCGACGACTACTCGTTCGCCAACGCCGGCATCCCCACCTCCGGCTACGCGGCGGGCGCCAGCTACACGAAGACGTCCGCCCAGGCCAGCAAGTGGGGCGGCACCGCCGGGGCGGCGTACGACTCCTGCTACCACAAGGCCTGCGACACCACCAGCAACATCAACGCGACCATCCTCAACCGGGCCGCCGACGGTGTCGCGTACGCGATCTGGCAGCTCGCGGTCGGCGGCACCCCGACCAACGACTTCTCCGTCTCGGTGAGCCCGACCTCGGGCAGCGTGGTCCGGGGCGGCGCCGCCACCACCGCGACCGTCAGCACCGCCACCACCAGCGGCAGCGCCCAGACGGTCAGCCTCTCCGCCACCGGCGCGCCCAGCGGGGTGACCGTGTCGTTCAGCCCGTCCTCGGTCACCTCGGGCGGCTCGGCCACCATGACGGTCAGCGCCTCGTCGACGGCGGCCACCGGGACGTACACCATCACGGTCACCGGCACCGGGTCGACCACCCGCAGCGCCACCTACACCCTCACCGTGACCGGCACCGGCGGCTGCACAGGCGGGCAGCTCATCGGCAACAGCAGCTTCGAGTCCGGCACCACGCCGTGGACGGCGACCTCGGGCGTGATCACCAACGCCCAGGGCCAGGCGGCGCGGACCGGTTCGTACAAGGCGTGGCTGGACGGGTACGGCACCTCGCACACCGACACGCTGTCGCAGTCGGTGACCCTGCCGGCCGGGTGCGCCAGCTACACCCTGGCGTTCTGGCTGCACATCGACACCGCGGAGACCACCTCGACGACGGCGTACGACAAGCTGACCCTCCAGGTGGGCACGACCACGCTGGCGACGTACTCGAACCTGAACGCCGCCGCCGGCTACACGCAGCGCAGCTTCAACCTGGCCGCGTACGCCGGGCAGACGGTGACCCTGAAGTGGACCGGCGTGGAGGACGCGTCGTTGCAGACCAGCTTCGTCATCGACGACGTGACGCTCCAGGTGAGCTGA
- a CDS encoding septum formation family protein: MRRWWTAVAVGATAVLALAGCGVPAGVDRDLTDDWPAFPAVEGFVPEAGVCHATIQDVGYLSGYSPIDCSTSHRAETLHVGTLTGADAGRGAPPRAGSTGIRTARAECDRQVSKAVGADWRSGRLQLSVVFPSALAWSGGARWFRCDLSEVTSLDDGSITARSDSLRDALAPGSPLALGCFEPKLSKDDIEEMRPVACTAKHHAEFVGIYPFPDVAYAEFQRNSLRAHKACRGLIATYVKVPNNNDLQYRAGTIIYHPLEDQWKDGDRGVQCFLWVEDRTLTRSLKGAGNKGLPVR; encoded by the coding sequence ATGCGGCGATGGTGGACGGCGGTCGCCGTGGGCGCGACGGCGGTGCTGGCGCTGGCCGGGTGCGGCGTCCCGGCCGGGGTGGACCGCGACCTGACCGACGACTGGCCCGCGTTCCCGGCCGTCGAGGGGTTCGTGCCGGAGGCCGGGGTCTGTCACGCCACGATCCAGGACGTCGGATACCTCAGCGGCTACAGCCCGATCGACTGCAGCACGTCGCACCGCGCCGAGACGCTGCACGTGGGCACGCTGACCGGTGCGGACGCCGGCCGGGGCGCTCCCCCGCGGGCCGGGTCGACCGGGATACGGACCGCGCGCGCCGAGTGTGACCGCCAGGTCAGCAAGGCCGTCGGCGCGGACTGGCGCTCGGGGCGGCTACAGCTCTCGGTCGTCTTCCCGTCGGCACTGGCCTGGAGCGGCGGGGCCCGCTGGTTCCGCTGCGACCTCTCCGAGGTGACCAGCCTCGACGACGGCAGCATCACCGCGCGCAGCGACAGCCTGCGCGACGCCCTGGCGCCGGGGTCCCCGCTGGCGCTGGGCTGCTTCGAACCGAAGCTCAGCAAGGACGACATCGAGGAGATGCGGCCGGTCGCCTGCACCGCCAAGCACCACGCCGAGTTCGTCGGGATCTACCCGTTCCCCGACGTCGCGTACGCCGAGTTCCAGCGCAACTCGCTGCGGGCGCACAAGGCGTGCCGGGGGCTGATCGCGACGTACGTCAAGGTGCCGAACAACAACGACCTGCAGTACCGGGCCGGCACGATCATCTACCACCCGCTCGAGGACCAGTGGAAGGACGGCGACCGCGGGGTGCAGTGCTTCCTCTGGGTGGAGGACCGGACGCTGACCCGCTCGCTCAAGGGCGCCGGCAACAAGGGCCTGCCGGTCCGCTGA